The window TCTACTCCCCAGCAGCTCTTGCCATTCTGAGGAGACAAGAAATCAGGAAATTTACATAAGGAACCCTAAAACTGAGGCACTATCCCAGAGATCAGCAAGACCCTGGGAAGGAGAAACAGAGGATTTAGAATCCCCGGCTAACAGTTCTGGAAAGGGTAGAAGGGTACGGAGAACAAGAATGGCAGAAAGGAGATGGAAAAGGAAGAGGTGAAGGCCATTCCAAAGGCGGAGTGTTGAGTGGGTCAGGCTCCTGCACCTCTCATGTCTCCTGCACCTCTCATGTCTCCTGCTTCTTAGCAGTCACCAAGGCAGACTCTGGAGCTACCTCCGGCCAGAAAGGGGATGAGCTTCTGATCCTTCAGCTGCCTGGCCGGGCGCTCTGTACGCAGACAAACCTGCCCAAGAGGCTCCAGTGGGAGGTGCCCCCTACGAAACCGGGAAGCCTGGGCCTGGGCTCGCCATCCCAGGGTCGCTGGACTAGGATGGGGGATGGGCCTGTGACAGGAGGTACCCTGGGTGCCCTCTTTCGGCCCCATGGAGTCCTCACCCATCCCCCAGTCATCAGGGAACTCTTCCACTTTGGGGAGGGTCCCTCAAACCCCAGGTCCCTCTACTGCCAGTGGGGTCCCAGAGGTGGGGCTACGGGATGTTGCTTCGGAATCTGTGGCCCTCTTCTTCATGCTCCTGCTGGACTTGACTGCTGTGGCTGGCAATGCCGCTGTGATGGCCGTGATCGCCAAGACGCCTGCCCTCCGAAAATTTGTTTTCgtcttccacctctgcctggtGGACCTGCTGGCTGCCCTGACCCTCATGCCCCTGGCCATGCTCTCCAGCTCTGCCCTCTTTGACCACGCCCTCTTTGGGGAGGTGGCCTGCCGCCTCTACTTGTTCCTGAGCGTGTGCTTTGTCAGCCTGGCCATCCTCTCGGTGTCAGCCATCAATGTGGAGCGCTACTATTACGTGGTCCACCCTATGCGCTATGAGGTGCGCATGACGCTGGGGCTGGTGGCCTCTGTGCTGGTGGGTGTGTGGGTGAAGGCCTTGGCCATGGCTTCTGTGCCAGTGTTGGGAAGGGTCTCCTGGGAGGAAGGAGCTCCCAGTGTCCCCCCAGGCTGTTCACTCCAGTGGAGCCACAGTGCCTACTGCCAGCTTTTTGTGGTGGTCTTTGCTGTCCTTTACTTTCTGTTGCCCCTGCTCCTTATCCTTGTGGTCTACTGCAGCATGTTCCGAGTGGCCCGCGTGGCTGCCATGCAGCACGGGCCACTGCCCACGTGGATGGAGACACCCCGGCAACGCTCCGAATCTCTCAGCAGCCGCTCCACGATGGTCACCAGCTCGGGGCCCCCCCAGACCACCCCACACCGGACGTTTGGGGGAGGGAAAGCAGCAGTGGTTCTCCTGGCTGTGGGGGGACAGTTCCTGCTCTGTTGGTTGCCCTACTTCTCTTTCCACCTCTATGTTGCCCTGAGTGCTCAGCCCATTTCAACTGGGCAGGTGGAGAGTGTGGTCACCTGGATTGGCTACTTTTGCTTCACTTCCAACCCTTTCTTCTATGGATGTCTCAACCGGCAGATCCGGGGGGAGCTCAGCAAGCAGTTTGTCTGCTTCTTCAAGTCAGCTCCggaggaggagctgaggctgccTAGCCGGGAGGGCTCCATTGAGGAGAACTTCCTGCAGTTCCTTCAGGGGACTGGCTGTCCTTCTGAGTCCTGGGTTTCCCGACCCCTACCCAGCCCCAAGCAGGAGCCACCTGCTGTTGACTTTCGAATCCCAGGCCAGATAGCTGAGGAGACCTCTGAGTTCCTGGAGCAGCAACTCACCAGCGACATCATCATGTCAGACAGCTACCTCCGTCCTGCCGCCTCACCCCGGCTGGAGTCGTGACGGGCCACTGGACACTCGGAGGGATATGGGGCTGGGGGCCAGTTATGATCGCAAGGACCACCTTGTGGGATCACCTTTTCCCAGCTGGCTAGGGCTGAGGCTGGGGTCTCTGCACACAGCTTTTGCTTAGTGTTTCCTGGGTCAGGAACAGAGCCAACAGGATGAACGTGTGCAAAAGCCTTGGACTTGGCTGTGATCTTTGACTGCTGGGGGAGGGAACCTGGGTATGGTGAGACGGTGACGAGAGAAAAGGGTCACAAAGGTGAGGTGAAGCCTCTCAACTGGTGAAATTTCCATGCTTCCAGAAGCAGGGAATTCTCTAAGGGTAGGAGTTGGAGGATACAGGGCAGCAGGCCAGGTTTTGAGTTATTCTAGGGGCCATttaggatattttatttttcagtgtagTTGTCCAGGGCAGTAATTGCACCCAAGCAAGGTAAGAAAATGACCCGTGTTTTCTCATTTCCTTGCTAGGTTTTAAAAGAACTAAATTATAGCCAAGTGTTTCCACTTAAGTTAATAGATCATTTTTCTGGTTTTATACCTGAGATTTCCTTAAAATGAGAGGACCAGTAGGGTGTTTTCCTTTACTGAGTTTGGCCAGAAACAAGGCAAAATAGAAATTAGGGTACATGGAGTAGAAGATAAGAAAGCTGACTgcagctctctctctcccacacttCAGGAAATGCCCTTCTGttctatttttctgtctctctcctgcacACAGGAGATCAAGGGTAGAGCCTGATCTTAGCAGAGACAAGAATAAGGCAGGAtggctttcttctcttttagGAGGAAGAATTAGAGTGACTGGGGGTCATATGGGCGAGGGTGGaggttagcatttgaattggtaagGTAGCTGGAAACAGAGAGGCCAGGTAATCAGCCTGATCAATAATACTGCGAATCTTTTCTTTCCAGGACTGGCCTCCCTGATCTCTCTCCTCATGGCAGCGACCCACCTCCAGTCCCCTGGACAATCGGGTACAAGAGACTTAAGGTTGGGCATGGGAAGGGTGGGGTTTCCATGATCCATTAAATGCCTTCCTACTCCCATTCATCGCTCTCAAAATTAGCTTCAGTGACAAAGACTTAAATCTCTCTCCTATCTGCAGCACTGGGTTGGAGAGAGGGCACAGGAGTCGGTCTTGGCTGTTCATTGATTGAACATTGTAGGAACTGTGTTGGTCGGTATTGGTGGTGGTATTTTCAACAAAGAGGGAATAATTGCAAACTGGACAGGACACCCATCTGGGACCACCTGTCCATCTTACTTCCCTCAATTGAATCAGGTAACACTAACGGGTCAAGGCAGGGCCAGAGGGTGGTGTGGTCtgtatttgaacaaattcttggCTCACTGAGTATCAAAGGGGGAAATGGGCTGGTGGGAGTGGGATAGTCTCCCCTTTAAACagctaataaataatttttatgataaaaggTTATACTGATATCAACATTGACTCCTTTAGTTCAATTCAGTGCATAATAGTTGAACACCCACTAGTCCCTGGGACCCACACAGGGTGTGTGGTCATTGCTTTTAAGGAGTTCATAGTCTAATTTGATGAGATACCTTATATTTTCACAAACCACTTTGATCTGATAAAGCACTACAGAATGTGCTTGAGAAATATATTGGAGAATATGTCCATGGCTCTAACTTCTGAGAGTTCAGCCCCTGGCAGCAAGATGCATAATGGAAGCTTCCTGCAGATTGTGGAAAGCACAGGGGTTGTAAATGaaactaatgaagaaaaaaaattaaatgaaactgGGCAAACAGCTTTCCCCCTTTGTTCTAGGAAAATTTCTAGGTTTGTCTTCCTACCACTAGATTATTATACCAGTCTAGTGTCTATTACATTGAGGAAGTCCCctaaaaacatagtatatataggaaGGAGAGTCCTTTGTGATTGAAAAACATGTTCACCTCTCctctctattaaaataaatgcatatagaGGAATCAATCATTCCTACACAGGGAAAAAACTCTTCTTTCAAACACCACTGATCAGCTATCAGATCCAAAGCATTGCCAGCAGGTGGCAGTGTGAGTACAATGGAAGGAGGAAAGGCGAGTGTAtgtggtgggaggaggaaggggagggcatTAAACATTGCCTGGCAgccattttgttaatttattttgccttttccttTGACTTTGCCCTCCAGCCCTTCCTTCACGTACATCAAAGAAGAAAGTTTTAAGAGCAAGGGTATCTTTAATTCAGGCTGAAATTTCCTGACACTGGGATCTCACTGGTGTTTATTACAGAGTTTGACATACATGGGTTCATTTGCCATTTATTTTTCCCTGTAGGAGTGGatcatgaaggaaataaaaatttctcttttattatgcTGAGAACTTTCCCAACAATTTCTGCTATGACCACCTTCCAGGAGTTTTCTAGTCACCAGATGCCTTGGTAAAGTTCAATACGTAATCTTTGGCTCTGAAAGCTGTTCCTGGACAAAATCTCAGCTAACTCACTGAAGAATCAACAGATTGAGGCAACCATCCGGTCAGTTACTTTTTCCTGCATCCTGCTGGTGTTGGGGTAACTCCCAATCCTAGATGAAAACCTTAGACTTTCTGTTGTCAGGTGTCCCCAGGCAATCTCCTACAGGGGCATGATAGAAAAGGGTAACTCTGGGGTCAGACAGATCTACTTACTCACTGTGTGAAGTTGGGAAAGctgcttaatttctctgagcctacttcctcacctgtaaaaatgGGGATCATtattacctacctcacagggttgttgtgaggattaagagaTGGGATGTGGAAGCACCTAGCCGTATCTGGcaaataggtactcaataaatactggttTTACTTCCCTTTCCTCTTGCCCTTTTTCCCCAAAAGTATTGATAATGGAAAAGCAGTCCCTTTCATTCTAACAGTCATTTGGGAATGACTGGGGGACTTTTCAAACCTTGAAGAATTGGCATTGCCAAGAGTTACGGTGGACGAGGCTTTTTAAGGTGGCTCTAATCCCCTAATTAAATCCTTCTAATTAATGAATCATCACTACATAAACCTCTCTGTTGGGACCTTACATTCTCAAGTTCAGATTCTATtagagaaagaaagcaatttaCAATCACAGGGAAAGGTTTTAGGGACTGAGTTCCCTTCGCTAGAATGTATAGTAATTGTGGGCTTATTTGCCTGAAAAGTTCATTTAGGACTACCTTCACGCAGTATCCAGGGTTATTAGTGAAAGGTGCTATCTGCCTGGGGCTTTCACAGTGGACTTAAGTTTCAGGTGATACTAGGGCTGAGAGGCAAATTTTACTATAACTTCTCCTTTTGCATGTTATCGCAACAGGAAATTTTAGTAGGAGATTCACAGGATGCACTGGTTTGTTTCGGGGTGCGGAACTGAAGTTGACTTATCTTGGTTTTAGTTCTAAGACCCTAAGGTAGGAAGATCTGAATTATACTGGAGAGAAGGGCAGCATGGAAATTTTATGGAGGAACTACAGGCTTACCTTTCAGGTTATCGAGTATCTGCTAGCGATTTCAAGTGGCCTTTTGCCAACATAGGAGTTAAGCAAATCTCAAGCCCACAGAAATACGTGAATAGCAAAAGGACCAGGGGACATTTTCAGAGGAGTCAGTGGGCCAGAGAGGGCAAAAGGTATTGCTGAGGTCCTAAGCACAGTGGGTGTTACGATCTCAGATGTGAGACGTGAACGGCGCCCAGGCCGGATAGCTTGTTCCCATTCCATTGATCTGAGATAACCCCAACGGAGGCAGTGTCCCACACTTGGGTAGGGGCCCCGAGTCTCCACAGCTAGAGATCAAAGGGGTTTTCTGGCAGACGAGAAATTACCAGCAGAAATTCCCGCGCGGGATGTAGGCTTTAATTTAGAAATCTCCGCCCCAAAACTGGCATCTTGAACGCGGGAGGGCATTTTGAGTTGGAGGCCCCGGTTTTTCTCCATTTATCCAAATCAGGTAGCCGAAAGGTAAATGAGGCTTCAAGTTGGGCGGCGGGCAGCGAACTTGACAGAACCTGGAAACTGCAGATCCGCCGCCCAACCCAGCCGCCAGGTCCCCGTGACTTCCGCTTTCGGTCTCAACTCCTCTCCCTGAGGAGAGTGGTTTAAACGGTGAAGGCTGCGGGGCGTCGCCGGAAGTGTCGTAAACGTCGGATATCCGGTTCTTCTGGGCGCTAAGGGAGCTGACGGAGAGGGCCACCGCCCAGCAATAGAcggtgcctcagcctgccgagccgCAGTTCCCGTGGTGTGAGTGAGTCTGGGCCCGTGTCCTCTCTCCCGCCGCCGCCATGGGCTGCACGTTGAGCGCCGAAGACAAGGCGGCAGTGGAGCGAAGCAAGATGATCGACCGCAACTTACGGGAGGACGGGGAAAAAGCGGCCAAAGAAGTGAAGCTGTTGCTACTCGGTGAGGGGCTGGTGGCGGGGACTGAGTAGTGGTCGGGAGAGCCTAGGCGCTTGGAAGGCCTGAACCGGGTCTGGTCGGGCCGACGGAAAGGACCCTAAAGGGATCTGGAGGGCGTGCCGGGCGTGGGGCGGGGTGTTGGGGTTCCTAGCTGAGGCCCCAGAGGGCGTGATAAGGGGGGTGGGGTTTTGGGGTTGCGGGAATTAGGCTGTAGAGGGTGTGACTCCGGGCTGGAATTGCGTTTAGCAGAGAGACTTGGGAGTATGGGCTGGTAGGATGTTGAGGGAGTAGGAATATGGGAAAAGCTCATAAAGGAAGAGTTGATACTTGGAAGGTTTTACATTGAGTTGGAGCGTGTTGGTAACGAGGACGGCATAGAGTATATGTTGGGCTTGTATAATGGTTTGTGAGTTTGGAGCGTCGTGGTTCTTTGGCAGGATAAAGCTAGCAGGCTTGAATGGATGGTATAGAGACTGGAACAGAATGGTCACATAAGGACGTTGACATTTGTTAGTGAGAGAGCCATTTGAACTGTTGGAAGAACCCTGGATTATCCAGGAACATGAAGGTAGGTAGGTGAGATAAATGACAAGTTATCAGGTATAAAGGAAAAGAGCTTGGGTGCAGAGACCATCTCTACTTTTCCACcgttttctatcatttttattttcaaagttttataacgtctttttctgtttttataaaaggATGGGAAATGGTGTGAGCTGAAGAAATCTAAAGAATGATTTCTTTGAGGTTTGTAGCAGAAGATCTAGTAAACAAGAGATTACACATTGGAGGGTGCTGAACAGTTGCTATAGATGATGTGTAGTTGGAATAGTTATCTTAGGATAAGTTACAGAGTTGGACATATTTAGTGTAAAGACTATGGTAGACTTCTGGTGGCTGTTTTATCCTTTTTTGGCCTCTTCAAAGCAAAACCATTGGCTTCAGGAATTACTGTTTATGTTATCTGATAGTCGTtttaattggcttttttttttttgtacagtcGGATGTGTTTTACTCAACATGAGTTTCAAAATTTTTGAGAGGCTCAGTAAAGCATACAAAGAATCCTGGCATTAGCTTACTAATAAATCAAGCCACATTTCTTCATTATTAGTGAAGATTTTCTAGGGTagtatttccattattttccaatattttctaGGGCAGTATTTCCATTAGAGAAGAATAAGTAGGAGTAGGGGTTTCTGTAagtaatagacatttattttttaaaacaattgattTTTGAGGAAAAGGAATCACTTTAGGGGAAATGCTAAATTTTCGTGGTATACAGCTCCAGAGGACAGAATGTACCACTGTAACCCAAGACTTATTTTGTACGTTCTAAGTGCCCCTATTAGTCTCTTCGTGTGAACGTATTTGGTTGGTTGTAGATTGCAGAAGCTCTGGTAATAGCTTTTTTGGATATACTATAAAGGGAAAGTTATGTATTGGAGCTTAAGGTTCCGGTTTGTATACTTGAACTTTCAGAAGATGCAAgttcaaattgtatttctagacTGCCACTGTCTATAACAGGTGGATATGCATGGTCCCTGGTACCTAGTAGGTTCTCCTTATTTACTGTTAACCAGCCTGAGCCAGCAAATGTTGAACACTGGTCCTTGGGGCCTTTGAGAAATTTGATGTAAACTATAAGATTCAGGgcgttaactttttttttttttttttttttgagacggagtctccctctattgcccaggctggagtgcggtggtgcgatctcgtctcactgcaacctccacctctcaggttcacgccgttctcctgcctcagcctcccaagtagctgggactacaggcgcccgccaccatgcctggctaattttttgtatttttagtagaggcagggtttcaccgtgttagccaggatctcctgaccttgtgatccacccgccttggcctcccaaagtgctgggattataggcgtgagccaccatgcccggccaacatatTCTTTATTGATCGATTGGTTATGAAATTAAAGATGTATTCTCATCTTCTGTGAGTGATTTGACTTACTGTGACCAACAGAGATACCCTCAGGACATGAGCTTATTGTAAGGTAGTTGGAAACTTCGAGACTTTCTTCCAAAATGCAGGATTAGGCAGGCAGAATTTGAATAGGTGGAACTTGTCCAGATGTCTAGAAGAATTTTTGTTCAGGATTTTACCAGTAGtgcatttaattaaaaacaaaattagacacTTGACTTAGGGAACTTGAAAAGCAGTAAGTAAAAGTCAAAGTACTAAAcatatttgcttttaatttttaccaacttcattcttttttaagtaagatttttaaaatattcttgagCAAGTTAAATCCACAAATTCAAATAGGTCGCAAAAACATGTTCTTGCTTGAGCCATATCGTAACACAcataggaaattaaaattatcttcTATGCTATTTCTATAAGCAAAATGTACCCAAAACAGTATACAGTTTTCTTCCTGGATAGTATCTCCTTTGCTGTAGATGCAAGTCATTTTTACTTTATCACTATGGAACTTAGTTTAAGTTGAGATCTGTCTACTTACCCTTGTGTCTCCTGACAcatgatatattttctttcttatgggGGTGTAGTTTAACATGGTGATTAATAGCATGGGTCCTGAAGTCAGACTGCTTCAAATCCTAATTCCCATTTACTAGTTATAGCCTTGGGAAAGTTAAtttctcttggcctcagttttcctatctttaaaatggagaaaatagagCTACTTCtaggattgctgtgaggattaaatatggTAATAATGTAAAGCAGAACACAGCTTGGCACATAGTACTAGCTCCATGAAGATTAGCTATTCTTATTAAGTCAAAATGAATGTTACAGATTATAGGTATTATGGAAATTATACCAAATTAAGCAGCTAGTGTGGGCCGGATTATTTACAGACACTTCAGTATTGTAATTCTTCCTTTGATaacctttggtttgaatttcattTAGATGTTCTTggaaagggctgggcgtggtgggcgtggtggctcttgcctgtaatcccatcactttgggaggccgaggctggtggatcacctgaggtcaggagttcgagaccagcctggccaacatggcaaaaccccatctgtactaaaagtacaaaaattagccgggcgtggtggtgtgcacctgtagtcccagctacttgggaggctgaggcaggagaatcgcttgaacccgtgaggtggaggttgcagtgagcagagatggcgccactgaactctagcctgggcgacaaagtgagactctttgTCCCCAAAAAAAGGTGTTCTTGGAAAGATCTTGGTATATCAAATTAGTGTTTAATTATGACATTCTATTGAAAAAATACTATGCAAAGCTTCCCAACCAATGTTCCAGTGCTTAGGATGGCATATAGGTGTGCTGTTTACAAACTTTTTATAGCattgaaattttaaatcatttttataagtTCAAACTTTTACAACAGTTGAAATTACATTTGAACATCTTTGGTATGATTTCCTCTTGTATAATTCATGAATTTGGTAATTTGGttatttactatttaaaaaagtagagatggggatctcattatgttgcccaggctggtctcaaatgcttggcctcatgtgattctcccatctcagcctcccagagtgctgggattaccagtgtgagccactgtgcctaccCTACCATGAATTTggtaatttgaaaaaattttatttggtataaatactaaatttataccaatttaatattaaatatttgtaatactttgtatttttttatgccataatttcataataaaaagaaattttgtgtgtgcaggttttgtttttgtttttttttgacccCAGGGCAggcaagaaaattttttttcaccAAGCTCTTTCAGCTCACCCCAATGAgccttacaaatatttttaatgtgtgcCATCATGTGACAAAGGTTGGGAAGCGCTGGTATAATGGATGAGAGCACTGCTTTTGGATTCACACAAAACTGAATTTCAGTTCTACCTCCATTTATTAGCTCTGAGACCCAGAGCAAGTAACTTAACCATAAGAATcataatttttacatatgtaaagcagagatgatgtttcataatatgaaatgagataatacatgtaaaatgcttcACATTAGTGCctagcaaataaaaaatagtaagtgGTCACTTctattgatgatgatgattgttgtgagaattaccatTTTAGCTACTTTTTTCAGAGGTTTTTCAGacagctattttattatttttcatattaatataCTATTTTCAAAGATCTTCAAAGAATTTTAATATCCTTTTGTGGTGAAAGGAATTAAATgttagtccattttttttttttacccatcaCTATACTAATGAAGATACTTAGTTTTGTAAGTTATTGAATGATCTGCTCTCTGAATTTCCATTTCTTGATAGTTTCCTTTAGCAGGTtctgagaaaacataaaaaaaaactttgttcttTGGGATTTGCTGGTGGTAGTATGGCAAAAAGCCAATTGCATGCAGAGAACTGGAATCATCTAATTTACTTAAACTCTGTATTATAcagttaattatatttaaattgctGCATATTATTGGCTGAATATGCTTATTATTGAGAATAAGACTGCCCTTTGGTAAACATGCCATTACATTATATCCTCCTATGGGATTATACCCTTTATTATCTTTGCCATTTACTTGGGATAAGGTTCATAGCCAGTTACATTTCATGTGAGGATGCATCTTGTGTCTCGGGGAAAAAAAGCTTTGTGTTTTATAAGCATGTATCATTCTTTGTGccttttatttaaatgcattagtccctttttttcccttttttaacatttcaataggtttttggggaacaggttaTGTTTGGTTACGTGAATAAGTTTAGCGGCGATTTCTGATATTTTGGTGCACACATCACCTGAGCAGTCTACACTGTACTCAATGTATAGtcctttatccctcacccccctcccaccctttcccccgagtccccaaagtccgttgtatcattcttatgcctttgcatcctcatagcttagcgcccacttatgagtgagaatgtacgatgtttggttttccattcctgagttacttcacttagagtagtggtctccaattccatccaggttgctgcagatgccattatttcatttctttttatggctgagtagtgttccatgagtgtagaggggtgtgtgtgtgtgtatatcacattttctttatccactcgttgattgatgggcatttgggctggttccatatttttgccattgtgaattgtgctgctataaacatgcgtatgcaagtatcttttttgtataatggctTCTTTCCTcagggtagatacccaggagtgagaTTGGTGCATCAAATGGTAGatatacttttagttctttaaggaacctACGCAGTGTTTTCCgtaatggttgtactagtttacattcccaccaacagtgtgaaagtgttcccttttcatcacatccatgccaacatctattattttatttattttttattatggccattattgcaggagta of the Symphalangus syndactylus isolate Jambi chromosome 12, NHGRI_mSymSyn1-v2.1_pri, whole genome shotgun sequence genome contains:
- the GPR61 gene encoding G-protein coupled receptor 61 codes for the protein MESSPIPQSSGNSSTLGRVPQTPGPSTASGVPEVGLRDVASESVALFFMLLLDLTAVAGNAAVMAVIAKTPALRKFVFVFHLCLVDLLAALTLMPLAMLSSSALFDHALFGEVACRLYLFLSVCFVSLAILSVSAINVERYYYVVHPMRYEVRMTLGLVASVLVGVWVKALAMASVPVLGRVSWEEGAPSVPPGCSLQWSHSAYCQLFVVVFAVLYFLLPLLLILVVYCSMFRVARVAAMQHGPLPTWMETPRQRSESLSSRSTMVTSSGPPQTTPHRTFGGGKAAVVLLAVGGQFLLCWLPYFSFHLYVALSAQPISTGQVESVVTWIGYFCFTSNPFFYGCLNRQIRGELSKQFVCFFKSAPEEELRLPSREGSIEENFLQFLQGTGCPSESWVSRPLPSPKQEPPAVDFRIPGQIAEETSEFLEQQLTSDIIMSDSYLRPAASPRLES